The nucleotide window GTGGCTTGTGCTGAAATGCTGACGTTAAGACTTCGTGGGCAAGGTGGACACTTACAGTGGGGACCAGTGTCTGGGGAGTCAAGTACATTTTGGCTGTGTGTGCCTTGGGGCTGGGTGTCCCCACAGAACTGAGCTGGGGCCCACAGGCCTCACTGTCTCTCCAGAGCCCAGGTCTCTGGGACCCCAGCCTCAGTGTCTCCGGGGTACACTCCCCGGACCACAGCTGGGGAATTGGTAGTCCAGAGTTTGGGAGGGCTCTGATCCTTCAGGACCCACCCCTCGAGCCCCAGCTTCCTGCAAGAGGGCCGCAGGGATCTCATTGGCTGCAGGGCTGGATCTGACCCTGGGTATGAGGCTATGGGTTCCTTCCCCTTCTCAGACAgggccttgctatgtagcccaggctagctttggaTGTCACCGTGCATGGTCCTAGTGATTCTCTTGAAGCTGGCTTCTTGTTTTTAGTTTATCTCTGGGGACTCAGCTCTAGGGTTATGCAAAGGACCAGGTTGGGAGAGCCAGGGACGGCcaccagggtttttgttttgttttgttttgattttttgttttttcctttgagacaggatctcactatgtagcccaagctggcttgaaactcactatgtaaatcaggctaagtctggaactcacagagatccacctgcctctgcctcctgagtgctgggattaaagttgtgtgccaccacacccacgtTGAGCTATTTATTCCAAGCCCCCTTCCCCGATTTTGCCACCTTTAAGGCCTGGGCCCTAGAAAGCAGAGCTAAGAAAGGCTGCCttgggacagacagacagcactATTCATTCCTGGGTGCAGCTGGTCCTGAAGTCCAtggacttcctagaactcaatctgcaggccagactggcctcgaactcagagatccatctgccgctgcttcccaggtgctggggttagaggcggCACCTCTGCTAGGGAGAACCGTCTATTTTTCAAACTGAGATTCCTGCAGCCTTCACAGAACCCAAACCCTTGTGACTCTGTCTACTCAAAGCCAATGAGCCAAGGGCCACCAGAACTAGGTCCAAGACTTCCTGTTTATTTGCATACATGGCCCTAGGACGGTGCGCACCTGCAGGCTGGAGCGGCTGGGGCTGGCCGCAGGTCACCTGAGGCCGAGGCAGAGCTCAATCCTTCTCTTCCCCGTGGGTGATGATGTGGACTAAATTCTTGTAATCTAGATTGCCGGTGACATCAGGGGGAAAGGCCGCGAACATCTGGTCAATCTACAAGCGAGAACAGTGGGGCCCAGAGACGCTGAGAGAGGCAGGGGCGGAGAGGGCCTGAGATCCCGGAAGGACCTCCGTCCCCCATGCCTGGCCTTCCTGTGGCAGCTGTCACCAGGACCGAGGCGGGAGGGCAATCAGAAGGCCCAGCTCCCTGGGAACTCAGCCCAGGCTACTGTCCAGGCTCAGCTTCTGTGTCCACATGCTCCTGTGGACACCCTGCCTTTACTCCCTAGGGTGATCTGAAGTCCCCTAGAGCCCCCAGACACACTGCATGGTAAAAAGGAGATCCAGCTACAGAGGGGGTTGCTGGACAGGCCATGCTCAGGTGCGAGAGGGCCTGGTGGGGACTGTGGCAGGATGTATTCGTGTGACTGTGATCCTATGGCCAGAGAGGTCACATTCTTGGCGGGAAACCAGAAATTGAGGTGGGTTATTTCACATGCAACTTTCCTCTTCAAAAGTTTTGGGTgatgccaggcacagtggcacacacctgtaatcccagcactcaggaggcagaggcagatgcatctctgtgagttcaaggccagcctggtctacaaagctagtctaggataaccagggctacacagaggaaccctgtctcaaaaaaaaaaaatttttttttttaaataggcaaACAAAAAGTTTTGGATGAAGCAAGCACAATGGTGTGTGTGATCCCAgcatgggaaggcagagacaggaggatctggaATTCAAAGTCACCTGGTTTAagcagcaagtttcaggccagccagggctgtgtagtgAGACCCCGTCTTCAAAGGTAGCTCCCAAGTGGTTTTGAGTGGCTACTCTTGGTCCCTCCCCCACACACTTtgctctcccatctctctctacCTCAGAGCGtcggggattgaacccagggttgcACGCACGTTAGGAGAGTGGCCCGGCTCTGGGCTGCAGCCCCTGCCTTGTTAACTTTGACTCTGTGGCAGGTCTCACCAAGCTGCCCAGGCCCACCTTGAACTACACGAAATCCTCAAGCCTCAGGGGGGACGGGGCTCAGTGGGTTCTGTTCTCACCCCGCCCTGACAGATGGGGAGACTCAGGCTGGAGGCTAAAGTCCCGCAAGCTGCTAGCTGGTGATGTATGGGAGACGGAGCCCCCGGGGAAGGGGGCTGGGCGCCTGGGACCCTATGGACCCCGTACCTCCTCTTTGGAGAACCTCTCCGCTTGGGTGGTCAGCATCTCCCGGACACtgtaggagaggagagggcagaggaTGGTGACATACATTGGGGATGGAAAGTGGGGACCCGTCCCCCTCAGAACCCACTCACTAGTCAGCCTTCAGCGATCCTTTGCCTTCAGGGTCAAACACCTTAAATGCATTTAGAATGGTCTCCTCAGGGTCAGCCCCTGCAAGAGAAGATAGGCTTACCATTCGCCAGGACTGGGGCCACATGGCAGCCACGCCTTCCCAAAAACCCTGCTCCCGGTCACCTTCCAGCCTTCACGGGCATGCCGTGCCCGCATGTGCtatgcacacgcatacacacgtGAATAAAAGTAAACTCTTAAAGGCAAGGCTGAGGAACCAACAGGAAGTCAAGTGCCTGAGAGGCGTCAAAGACAAGCCTGAGCATTGTGACTCTGGGACTTTGAAGGCCGGGGGAGCTTCAAGCAAGTTGACTTTCTGTCTCTCCACCCACTGTGACCTGGGGGTGGGTGAGAGCCAGCCTCTCAGGTGCTCTGAAGTGTATCAGCCTGAGGCTGGGTAGAGGCCTTGGAAcagctcccccccaccccctggtCTGGGGAGCGCCCCTGTGGAGGGGCCGTGCCCTTCTGGAACAGCTCCGCCCCCAGCTGAAGCAGCAGCCCTGGTTGGTTTTGTgctaattttcttctttaatgtGTGTGgctcttttgcctgcatgtatgtctgtgaattaCATGTGTGTCCAGAGAGAGCATTGgccctcctggaactggagttagagatggttgtgaaccaccatgtagggacaaggaattgaacctgggtcctttggaagtgtAGCCAGTGCTCGgaaccactgagctgcctctccagccctcccaTGCTAGTTTTCAATGGGTCCTTATTCACTTGTTCACGTGTGAGCTGCCCAGCACTCGCCCATGTCTCTTCTAATGTTTAATTCAACCatagatgaacacacacacacacacacacacacacacacatatacacacacacggacacagacGCACACAGGAGCTCACCTTTAAGTTTCTCCCCAAACATCGTGAGGAACACGGTGAAGTTAATTGGTCCTGGAGCCTCTTTGATCATTTCGTCAATCTCTTCATTTTTCACGTTCACACGTCCTAGTGGAAGACACAGAGACTCAGAGCTGGGAGGCGGCGTCtggtgtctttgttttttttaagatttcttttatttattatgtatgcagtattctgcctgcaggccaggagagggcaccttCCTCCTTATAgagggctgtgagccaccatgtggctgctgggaattgaactcaggacctctggaagagcagccagtgctcttcacctctgagccatctccccagctccctgcTGTCCTTTTTGATCCCAATTCTAGGAAGCTGGTCTAGAAACCATTAGggatagtggtgtgtgtgtgtgtgagagagagagagagagag belongs to Meriones unguiculatus strain TT.TT164.6M chromosome 4, Bangor_MerUng_6.1, whole genome shotgun sequence and includes:
- the Myl2 gene encoding myosin regulatory light chain 2, ventricular/cardiac muscle isoform, yielding MPPKKAKKRLEGGSSNVFSMFEQTQIQEFKEAFTIMDQNRDGFIDKNDLRDTFAALGRVNVKNEEIDEMIKEAPGPINFTVFLTMFGEKLKGADPEETILNAFKVFDPEGKGSLKADYVREMLTTQAERFSKEEIDQMFAAFPPDVTGNLDYKNLVHIITHGEEKD